One part of the Sarcophilus harrisii chromosome 5, mSarHar1.11, whole genome shotgun sequence genome encodes these proteins:
- the LOC100928572 gene encoding microtubule organization protein AKNA-like isoform X1, with product MAFKHLARNKGRIAKNSTPGKSPCCSKSVELFCGDQREPIKTTAERQTRSSSVLQQTSRASPSSKWESTQSRFQVGRNKAVEQRPHSSLDGIRGRTKGKQSDGIPWNCFRDRVPSRDPGSPFSLETSMKNNGHKCRHPKDKEATVKERAIRKMTFPRSDSAWISDHPKEQQKQKQLSLPQPGGWYLTPVPPDPATPNLNIVYGPFVPLLPFSYPGWFYLSTASPCSASAGSLVQGSSKESRQCQEERDRFSPQGPGHQGRLKLNINDLDDVYGSLCEAVKAARDIQLMTEELSRSLSSDLNRARTLRDFLSTLRLQKR from the exons ATGGCTTTTAAACACCTGGCCAGGAACAAGGGAAGGATTGCAAAAAACTCAACTCCTGGAAAGTCACCTTGCTGCAG TAAATCTGTAGAGTTATTTTGTGGTGATCAGAGAGAACCAATCAAAACCACAGCAGAGCGGCAGACAAGATCCTCTTCAGTGCTCCAGCAGACATCCAGAGCATCTCCGA GTTCTAAATGGGAAAGTACCCAGTCTAGATTTCAGGTTGGAAGGAACAAAGCTGTGGAACAGAGACCCCATAGTTCACTGGATGGAATAAGAGGAAGGACAAAAGGGAAACAGTCAGATGGGATCCCCTGGAACTGCTTCAGag ACAGAGTTCCATCCAGAGATCCAGGGTCACCTTTCTCCCTTGAAACTTCCATGAAGAACAATGGTCACAAATGCAGACACCCTAAAGACAAGGAGGCTACCG TGAAAGAAAGGGCCATCAGGAAAATGACATTTCCAAGATCTGACTCAGCCTGGATTTCTGATCATCCCAAGGAacagcagaagcagaagcagctatCTCTACCCCAACCTGGAGGGTGGTACCTGACTCCTGTACCCCCGGATCCTGCCACCCCAAACCTTAACATTGTTTATGGTCCTTTTGTTCCTCTGCTGCCTTTTTCATACCCTGGATG gTTCTACTTATCCACAGCCTCACCCTGTTCTGCATCAGCAGGTTCCCTTGTCCAGGGTTCCAGCAAGGAATCCCGCCAATGCCAGGAAGAGAGGGACCGGTTCTCCCCTCAAGGGCCAGGACACCAGGGGCGCCTGAAGCTAAACATCAACGACCTGGACGATGTCTACGGGTCCTTATGCGAAGCAGTGAAAGCAGCCAGAGACATCCAACTCATGACTGAGGAGCTAAGTCGATCTTTGAGCTCTGACCTCAACAGAGCTCGGACTCTGCGG GATTTCTTGTCTACATTACGTCTTCAAAAACGATAA
- the LOC100928572 gene encoding uncharacterized protein LOC100928572 isoform X2, whose protein sequence is MAFKHLARNKGRIAKNSTPGKSPCCSKSVELFCGDQREPIKTTAERQTRSSSVLQQTSRASPNRVPSRDPGSPFSLETSMKNNGHKCRHPKDKEATVKERAIRKMTFPRSDSAWISDHPKEQQKQKQLSLPQPGGWYLTPVPPDPATPNLNIVYGPFVPLLPFSYPGWFYLSTASPCSASAGSLVQGSSKESRQCQEERDRFSPQGPGHQGRLKLNINDLDDVYGSLCEAVKAARDIQLMTEELSRSLSSDLNRARTLRDFLSTLRLQKR, encoded by the exons ATGGCTTTTAAACACCTGGCCAGGAACAAGGGAAGGATTGCAAAAAACTCAACTCCTGGAAAGTCACCTTGCTGCAG TAAATCTGTAGAGTTATTTTGTGGTGATCAGAGAGAACCAATCAAAACCACAGCAGAGCGGCAGACAAGATCCTCTTCAGTGCTCCAGCAGACATCCAGAGCATCTCCGA ACAGAGTTCCATCCAGAGATCCAGGGTCACCTTTCTCCCTTGAAACTTCCATGAAGAACAATGGTCACAAATGCAGACACCCTAAAGACAAGGAGGCTACCG TGAAAGAAAGGGCCATCAGGAAAATGACATTTCCAAGATCTGACTCAGCCTGGATTTCTGATCATCCCAAGGAacagcagaagcagaagcagctatCTCTACCCCAACCTGGAGGGTGGTACCTGACTCCTGTACCCCCGGATCCTGCCACCCCAAACCTTAACATTGTTTATGGTCCTTTTGTTCCTCTGCTGCCTTTTTCATACCCTGGATG gTTCTACTTATCCACAGCCTCACCCTGTTCTGCATCAGCAGGTTCCCTTGTCCAGGGTTCCAGCAAGGAATCCCGCCAATGCCAGGAAGAGAGGGACCGGTTCTCCCCTCAAGGGCCAGGACACCAGGGGCGCCTGAAGCTAAACATCAACGACCTGGACGATGTCTACGGGTCCTTATGCGAAGCAGTGAAAGCAGCCAGAGACATCCAACTCATGACTGAGGAGCTAAGTCGATCTTTGAGCTCTGACCTCAACAGAGCTCGGACTCTGCGG GATTTCTTGTCTACATTACGTCTTCAAAAACGATAA